Proteins encoded by one window of Chryseobacterium foetidum:
- the radA gene encoding DNA repair protein RadA, with protein sequence MAKLKTAYFCQNCGSQYPQWTGQCKNCLEWNTLVEEIVEKTSSKTPPFSKSKQHVINIIEVEAVEEPRIKTPSDELNRVLGGGIVLGSVTLIGGEPGIGKSTLLLQLALKMKKKIFYVSGEESASQIKMRADRLAEIKNPNCFLYTETSLEKILHEAKKLEPDFVIIDSIQTLQSQLIESSPGTVSQIRECSNEIIKYAKENNVPVFLVGHITKDGQIAGPKVLEHMVDVVLNFDGDRNHLFRLLRANKNRFGSTAEIGIYEMVSQGLKEIKNPSEILITKKSEELSGNSVAVTLEGNRPMLLEIQALVSTAVYGTPQRSCTGFDSKRLNMLLAVLEKRAGFQLGAKDVFLNITGGIKTDDPALDLAVVASILSSNEDIAISEHYCFAGEIGLSGEIRPIAQAEQRITEAEKLGYEKIFISNLNKLPKKKFGIKIEEVSKVEDFHERLF encoded by the coding sequence ATGGCAAAACTCAAAACAGCATATTTCTGTCAGAACTGCGGATCACAATACCCACAATGGACCGGGCAATGTAAAAACTGTCTGGAATGGAACACTTTGGTAGAAGAAATTGTAGAAAAAACCTCATCAAAAACACCTCCTTTTTCAAAATCAAAACAGCACGTCATCAACATTATTGAAGTTGAAGCTGTGGAAGAACCGAGAATAAAAACGCCTTCCGACGAGCTCAACAGAGTTTTGGGCGGTGGAATTGTTTTAGGATCTGTCACGTTGATTGGTGGCGAGCCCGGAATTGGAAAATCTACTCTTCTTTTACAGCTTGCCTTGAAGATGAAAAAGAAAATTTTCTACGTTTCCGGTGAAGAAAGTGCGTCTCAAATCAAAATGAGAGCCGACCGTTTGGCTGAAATCAAAAATCCAAACTGTTTTCTGTACACCGAAACTTCATTGGAAAAAATACTTCATGAAGCCAAAAAACTGGAGCCCGATTTTGTGATTATTGATTCCATTCAAACCTTGCAGTCTCAGCTGATTGAAAGTTCGCCCGGCACAGTTTCGCAAATCCGTGAATGTTCGAATGAGATTATAAAATATGCCAAAGAAAACAATGTTCCTGTCTTTTTAGTCGGTCACATCACAAAAGATGGACAAATCGCCGGACCAAAAGTTCTGGAACACATGGTGGACGTTGTTTTAAACTTTGACGGCGACAGAAATCACCTTTTCAGATTGTTGAGAGCCAATAAAAACCGTTTCGGATCGACTGCTGAAATCGGGATTTATGAAATGGTTTCACAAGGTTTAAAGGAAATTAAAAATCCATCAGAAATTTTAATTACCAAAAAATCTGAAGAACTTTCAGGAAACTCTGTTGCAGTAACTCTGGAAGGAAACCGACCAATGCTTCTGGAAATACAGGCTTTGGTAAGCACAGCCGTTTACGGAACACCACAAAGAAGCTGCACTGGTTTTGACTCTAAAAGACTAAATATGCTTCTGGCAGTTTTAGAAAAAAGAGCAGGTTTTCAGTTGGGGGCAAAAGACGTTTTCTTAAATATAACGGGAGGGATAAAAACCGATGATCCCGCACTGGATTTGGCGGTTGTTGCCTCAATTTTGTCATCAAATGAAGATATTGCCATCTCGGAACATTACTGTTTTGCGGGAGAAATTGGTTTAAGTGGAGAAATTCGCCCTATCGCTCAAGCTGAGCAGAGAATTACAGAAGCTGAAAAACTGGGTTATGAAAAGATTTTCATATCAAATTTAAATAAACTTCCAAAGAAAAAATTCGGGATTAAAATTGAGGAAGTGAGCAAGGTCGAGGATTTTCATGAGAGGCTGTTTTAA
- a CDS encoding Kelch repeat-containing protein: MSVRRGAVSSTIAGDNIYVSNGYKDSDGNAVFIEKYSIKDNRWSVINSTLVPKRFANSETYGNKVYIFNGWGNSHLEIIDLETHQKTKGAVNRAYTGNAGSAIHNGKIYTFGGSGLNNAATTVFSDRFQYYDIASDTWHTLPNMPTAREARGKIVNDKLYVIGGFNGTSSRLVNVFDLNKNEWTEQYTMPAAISGHSLAVSGTKIFIACGYNNQNFLAYFDTETNKLHKLSSNMIPRRHAAAEIHNNKLYIMGGSTASSTKSAIKSIQVADISEEVLSGK; this comes from the coding sequence ATGTCTGTGAGAAGAGGAGCGGTAAGCAGTACCATTGCAGGAGACAATATCTATGTGAGCAATGGTTATAAAGATTCGGATGGTAATGCTGTTTTTATTGAAAAATACAGTATTAAGGATAACCGCTGGAGTGTTATCAATTCTACTTTGGTTCCTAAAAGATTTGCCAATTCGGAGACTTACGGTAATAAAGTTTATATTTTTAACGGGTGGGGGAACAGCCATCTTGAAATTATAGACCTTGAAACGCATCAAAAAACGAAAGGAGCTGTTAACCGTGCCTACACAGGAAATGCAGGTTCTGCCATCCATAATGGAAAAATATATACGTTCGGAGGAAGTGGGCTCAACAATGCCGCCACCACAGTGTTTTCTGACAGATTCCAATATTACGACATTGCTTCAGATACATGGCACACTTTACCGAATATGCCAACAGCCAGAGAAGCAAGAGGCAAAATTGTGAATGATAAGCTCTATGTTATTGGTGGTTTTAACGGTACATCATCCCGCCTGGTCAATGTTTTTGATCTCAACAAAAATGAGTGGACTGAGCAATATACGATGCCTGCTGCGATATCCGGTCATTCTTTAGCGGTATCCGGTACTAAGATTTTTATTGCATGCGGTTATAATAATCAAAATTTCCTTGCCTATTTTGATACAGAAACCAACAAGCTGCACAAGTTATCATCCAATATGATTCCCAGACGACACGCTGCTGCGGAAATACATAACAATAAATTATACATCATGGGCGGAAGTACAGCATCCTCAACCAAATCAGCGATTAAAAGCATTCAGGTTGCGGATATTAGCGAAGAGGTGCTTTCTGGTAAATAA
- a CDS encoding NAD(+)--rifampin ADP-ribosyltransferase, whose amino-acid sequence MQDKKSEKILDLGPFYHGTKADLKIGDLLSAGFNSNYKIVN is encoded by the coding sequence ATGCAAGACAAAAAAAGCGAAAAAATTTTAGACTTAGGTCCTTTCTACCACGGCACAAAAGCCGATTTAAAGATTGGAGATTTGCTCAGTGCAGGTTTTAATTCAAATTATAAAATTGTAAATTAA
- a CDS encoding DUF3575 domain-containing protein, whose amino-acid sequence MIRKITSLLAISMISFVQAQIENPIVNPIPPAAEVPEKMNIVKTNVTAYAFRNFNLTYERSLNQWFSLAIGFGTMPEGKVPFINSFLNDEDEKQFQNLEIRATNFTLEPRFYIGHGYGKGFYFAPYYRYSSVESNDFDFYYNFQPVNGVVYPIPLMGKGEAGGHSGGLMVGAQFFLNKAQSLVLDFWIAGAHYGTGKGDFALTSDIFLTPEMQAQLKKEIEDLDIPFVDYTVETNTEGARIKVDGPWAGFRSGLSIGYRF is encoded by the coding sequence ATGATCCGAAAAATTACCTCGCTTTTGGCCATCAGCATGATATCATTCGTGCAGGCTCAGATTGAAAACCCAATCGTAAATCCCATTCCTCCGGCTGCAGAAGTTCCTGAGAAAATGAATATCGTTAAAACCAACGTAACGGCGTATGCGTTCAGAAATTTTAACTTAACCTATGAAAGATCACTGAATCAATGGTTTTCATTGGCAATAGGATTTGGAACCATGCCTGAAGGAAAAGTACCTTTCATCAATTCTTTTTTGAATGATGAAGACGAAAAACAGTTTCAGAACTTAGAAATCAGAGCAACGAATTTTACCTTAGAGCCAAGATTTTACATCGGTCATGGCTATGGGAAAGGATTTTATTTTGCCCCATATTACCGTTACTCCAGTGTAGAATCTAATGATTTTGATTTTTACTACAATTTTCAGCCTGTAAATGGTGTCGTCTACCCAATTCCTCTGATGGGAAAAGGGGAAGCAGGCGGTCACAGCGGAGGTCTGATGGTTGGAGCTCAGTTTTTTCTTAACAAAGCTCAGAGTTTAGTTCTCGATTTTTGGATTGCCGGAGCACATTACGGAACAGGAAAAGGAGATTTTGCCTTAACCAGCGATATTTTTCTTACTCCGGAAATGCAGGCTCAGCTTAAAAAAGAAATTGAAGATCTTGATATCCCTTTTGTTGATTACACGGTAGAAACCAATACCGAAGGTGCAAGAATAAAAGTAGATGGTCCGTGGGCCGGTTTTAGAAGCGGATTGTCGATAGGTTACAGATTCTAA
- a CDS encoding T9SS type A sorting domain-containing protein, producing MKKTLLSLTLCVSLANAQTTITKAFHDPATGDVNNYVSLNGTPDHSATGNNVVFSNGSLTQGAASPGVYSTPTSAEISSYPGSTLKYVNSGTTVFYKQTATKLEITALITPEATINLNTDNGTFLNYPTAYNNEYSDTAAGVFNYSGISGSVAGTINIKADAAGTLIVGPKTYNNVVRVKSIQNFNMSLGFLPLGSVVNTAYAYYDSTHKAPLFTTTNAAITIGNGAPQNSNVAQALNEVYLAIKDAQLKNKLEFYPNPAIDVVHFKNADNANIVIYNAEGKILKQINKNKEAVQVSDLPSGVYFITTEKDGVLSETKKLIKK from the coding sequence ATGAAAAAAACTCTACTGTCTTTAACACTTTGTGTTTCACTGGCTAATGCCCAAACTACCATTACCAAAGCATTTCACGACCCGGCGACCGGTGATGTAAACAATTATGTAAGCCTGAATGGCACGCCTGATCACTCTGCCACAGGTAATAATGTTGTATTTAGTAATGGATCACTTACGCAGGGAGCTGCAAGCCCGGGAGTATATTCCACACCAACTTCTGCAGAAATTTCATCCTATCCGGGATCTACTTTGAAGTATGTGAATAGCGGAACTACGGTTTTCTATAAGCAGACTGCAACAAAATTAGAAATTACTGCACTGATTACACCTGAGGCAACAATCAATCTGAATACAGACAACGGAACTTTTTTAAATTACCCTACGGCATATAACAATGAATATTCAGATACCGCTGCAGGTGTTTTCAATTATTCTGGGATAAGTGGTAGTGTTGCAGGCACAATCAATATTAAGGCTGATGCTGCAGGTACATTAATCGTTGGTCCAAAAACTTATAACAATGTGGTGAGAGTAAAATCTATTCAGAATTTTAATATGAGTCTTGGATTTTTACCGTTAGGTTCTGTAGTTAATACAGCTTATGCATACTATGATAGTACGCACAAAGCACCTCTGTTCACAACTACCAATGCAGCCATTACAATTGGAAATGGCGCTCCGCAAAACAGCAATGTTGCTCAGGCGTTAAATGAAGTGTATCTCGCCATAAAAGATGCTCAGCTGAAAAATAAACTGGAGTTTTATCCTAACCCTGCGATAGATGTAGTACATTTCAAAAATGCCGACAATGCAAATATTGTGATTTACAATGCAGAAGGGAAGATTTTAAAACAAATCAATAAGAACAAAGAAGCTGTTCAGGTATCTGATCTTCCGTCGGGAGTTTATTTTATCACTACCGAAAAAGACGGAGTTTTATCTGAAACCAAAAAGCTCATCAAGAAATAA
- a CDS encoding acyl carrier protein phosphodiesterase, translated as MNFLAHSFLSFSDGQIVGQFLEDYIRNKDRFSFPKDIQNGITMHRAIDTFTDSHPAIHEAKKVFSPLVRLYSGAFVDVSMDYFLANDLTVNSLKGWKSHSQNVYKVLNQHLYLFPENFKIMLSRMESEDWLYNYRSDKNIGFSMKNVLNKAKYLEKDIPVFEAFSENKKFLKECYDNFFQELYLHAKQTNDLMTQF; from the coding sequence ATGAACTTCCTCGCCCACTCTTTTCTTTCATTTTCCGACGGGCAGATTGTCGGGCAGTTTCTGGAAGATTATATCCGGAATAAAGATCGTTTTTCTTTCCCGAAAGACATCCAAAACGGAATTACGATGCACCGCGCCATTGATACGTTTACAGATTCTCATCCTGCGATTCATGAGGCAAAGAAAGTTTTCAGTCCGCTTGTAAGATTATATTCCGGTGCTTTTGTGGATGTTTCGATGGATTATTTTTTAGCTAATGATCTAACAGTTAATTCATTAAAAGGCTGGAAATCGCACTCGCAGAATGTTTATAAAGTTTTAAATCAACACCTTTATCTATTTCCTGAAAATTTTAAAATAATGCTGTCACGAATGGAATCTGAAGATTGGCTTTACAACTACCGAAGTGACAAAAACATTGGTTTCAGTATGAAGAATGTTTTGAATAAAGCGAAATATTTAGAAAAAGACATTCCCGTTTTTGAGGCGTTCTCAGAAAATAAAAAATTCCTGAAAGAATGCTATGACAACTTCTTTCAGGAACTGTATTTACATGCAAAACAGACCAATGATCTGATGACGCAGTTTTAG
- a CDS encoding DUF6794 domain-containing protein — MKFIYGLIIILLFTFFVKGQYSSSAFTNSKTFSANQQYKIVSHSFDNEFPTERGFSEVFDISLDKDSLLYTIPRSFDLEDASRNFYLFISNDGKKVAYFSSSKYYDDKDNEKSVMIYKNGKLHRKYSFEEFTSCNSKNEKCGLFFPVAELIDYKKSNNNIITLKSNISDSDAYLLDNFIFNKNDSIYVIDSRKKVSIYDLNNLTLNPNHEDFNKVYDKLKMTRKRPSSFTTSFQTPNKYINNFENIINGEILSKTIEKIHNLKFVSVDSQEFHKYHLYRIELSGYLKQDGSFEIENYKMDENLDKEKILNYIRKTKFKSDFLPKEVDKFYFKYFFGGYRNVDDKLAEKVTQEQKLKREVEFKKRLTLSTIEGIYIPKNMQECMSELDKILNHESKSELKNPSQFSDFNGHMGGLGMWIRNNWGINGGSRLLKYFNERNIGTKRGQNEFMSGTIISNYIKWLNGNKNVASEWEKQNSIK; from the coding sequence ATGAAATTTATTTATGGTCTTATAATTATCCTTTTATTTACATTCTTTGTGAAAGGGCAATATTCTTCAAGTGCTTTTACGAATTCTAAAACTTTTTCCGCAAATCAACAATACAAAATCGTATCACATTCATTTGATAATGAGTTTCCTACTGAAAGAGGCTTTTCAGAAGTATTTGACATCTCTTTAGATAAAGATAGTTTACTTTATACAATACCAAGGTCTTTTGATTTGGAAGATGCTTCCAGAAATTTTTACTTGTTTATAAGTAATGATGGAAAAAAAGTCGCTTATTTTTCCTCATCTAAATATTATGATGATAAGGATAATGAAAAATCTGTGATGATTTATAAAAATGGAAAACTGCATAGAAAATACAGCTTTGAAGAGTTTACAAGTTGTAATTCTAAAAACGAAAAATGTGGTCTATTTTTTCCTGTAGCAGAACTTATTGACTATAAAAAAAGTAATAATAATATTATCACTTTAAAATCCAACATTAGTGACAGTGATGCTTACTTATTAGACAATTTCATATTCAATAAAAATGATTCTATCTATGTAATCGATTCAAGGAAAAAAGTTAGCATTTATGATCTTAATAATTTAACCTTAAATCCAAATCATGAAGACTTTAATAAAGTTTATGATAAGTTAAAAATGACTCGAAAAAGACCGAGTAGTTTTACTACCAGCTTTCAAACACCAAATAAGTATATCAATAATTTCGAAAACATTATAAACGGCGAAATCTTATCAAAAACAATAGAAAAAATACACAATTTAAAATTTGTATCTGTTGACAGCCAAGAATTCCATAAATACCATCTTTACAGAATAGAACTGTCTGGTTATTTAAAACAAGATGGTAGTTTTGAAATTGAAAATTATAAAATGGATGAAAATTTAGATAAAGAAAAAATCCTAAATTATATTCGAAAGACAAAATTCAAATCCGACTTTCTACCAAAAGAAGTAGACAAGTTTTATTTTAAATATTTTTTTGGAGGGTATCGAAATGTTGATGATAAATTAGCAGAAAAAGTTACTCAAGAACAAAAACTTAAAAGAGAAGTAGAATTTAAAAAAAGATTAACTCTCTCAACAATCGAAGGTATTTACATTCCCAAAAATATGCAAGAATGTATGTCTGAATTAGATAAAATTTTAAATCACGAAAGTAAATCAGAATTGAAAAACCCATCGCAGTTTAGCGATTTTAACGGACACATGGGAGGATTAGGAATGTGGATAAGAAATAATTGGGGAATAAATGGAGGGTCAAGATTACTAAAGTATTTTAATGAAAGAAATATTGGAACTAAAAGAGGACAAAATGAGTTTATGTCCGGAACAATAATTAGTAATTATATTAAATGGTTGAATGGCAATAAAAATGTAGCGAGTGAATGGGAAAAACAAAATTCTATAAAGTAA
- a CDS encoding CTP synthase gives MSKKNTKYIFVTGGVTSSLGKGIVSASLGLLLKSRGFNVTIQKLDPYINIDPGTLNPYEHGECYVTEDGAETDLDLGHYERYLDSPTSQNNNVTTGKIYQTVIEKERKGDFLGKTVQVIPHITNEIKRRIKILSKQNYDIIITEIGGTVGDIESLPYIETVRQLKWELGEKNSMVIHLTLLPYLASSGELKTKPSQHSVRQLMESGIMADVLVCRTEHKIPKDQRAKLAQFCNVPLDNVIECKDLETIYEVPMYLQKQNFDDVVLKELDLKSDKEADLKDWKTFLKKFQNPKKTVEIALVGKYISLQDSYISIAEAFKHAGADLETEVKIRWVYSGDLTKENIKESLDGVSGILVAPGFGDRGIEGKILTAQYARENKVPMLGICLGMQIMTVEFARNVLGYSKANSMEFDTSTEHPVISLMEEQKNVVDKGGTMRLGAWKCAVKNGSKLSEIYGSKHISERHRHRYEFNSDYIAEFEDNGFNATGTNPETGLVEALEMPDHPFYVGVQYHPEYKSTVASPHPLFRAFIKACSAK, from the coding sequence ATGAGTAAAAAGAATACAAAGTACATCTTTGTGACAGGAGGTGTAACTTCATCTTTGGGAAAGGGAATCGTTTCAGCTTCTCTTGGTCTACTGCTAAAATCACGTGGCTTCAATGTAACAATTCAAAAACTTGATCCTTATATCAATATCGATCCGGGTACTTTGAATCCTTATGAGCACGGTGAATGCTATGTTACCGAAGATGGTGCAGAGACGGATTTGGATTTAGGTCACTACGAGCGTTATCTTGACTCGCCAACTTCTCAAAACAACAACGTTACGACAGGAAAAATCTACCAGACTGTAATCGAAAAAGAAAGAAAAGGAGACTTCCTTGGAAAAACAGTTCAGGTAATTCCTCATATCACCAACGAAATCAAGCGAAGAATTAAAATTCTATCCAAACAGAATTACGATATCATCATCACTGAAATTGGTGGAACTGTAGGGGATATCGAATCTTTACCTTACATCGAAACTGTTCGTCAGCTGAAATGGGAACTGGGTGAGAAAAATTCTATGGTGATTCACTTGACTTTACTGCCTTATCTGGCTTCAAGCGGAGAATTAAAAACAAAACCTTCTCAGCATTCCGTTCGTCAGTTGATGGAAAGCGGAATTATGGCTGATGTTTTGGTTTGCCGTACCGAACATAAAATTCCAAAAGACCAGAGAGCAAAACTGGCTCAGTTCTGTAATGTTCCTTTGGATAATGTGATTGAGTGTAAAGATCTGGAAACGATTTACGAAGTTCCAATGTACCTTCAGAAACAAAACTTTGATGATGTAGTTCTTAAAGAATTAGATTTAAAGAGCGACAAAGAAGCCGATCTTAAAGACTGGAAAACTTTCCTTAAAAAATTCCAGAATCCTAAGAAAACCGTTGAGATTGCTTTGGTTGGAAAATATATTTCACTTCAGGATTCTTATATTTCTATTGCTGAAGCTTTCAAACACGCAGGTGCTGATCTTGAAACCGAAGTGAAAATCAGATGGGTTTACAGTGGAGATTTAACCAAAGAAAATATCAAAGAATCATTAGACGGAGTTTCCGGGATTTTGGTTGCCCCGGGATTTGGTGACAGAGGTATTGAAGGTAAAATTCTTACAGCGCAGTACGCAAGGGAAAATAAAGTTCCGATGTTGGGAATTTGTTTAGGAATGCAGATCATGACTGTTGAATTTGCAAGAAACGTTTTAGGTTATTCCAAAGCCAACTCAATGGAGTTTGATACTTCCACAGAGCATCCTGTAATTTCTTTAATGGAAGAGCAGAAAAATGTAGTGGATAAAGGTGGAACAATGCGTCTTGGAGCCTGGAAATGTGCCGTTAAAAATGGTTCTAAATTATCTGAAATCTACGGAAGCAAACATATTTCTGAAAGACACCGTCACAGATACGAATTCAACAGTGATTATATCGCGGAATTTGAAGACAACGGTTTCAATGCAACCGGTACAAACCCTGAAACCGGATTGGTCGAAGCTTTGGAAATGCCGGATCACCCGTTCTATGTTGGGGTACAGTATCACCCGGAATACAAGAGTACAGTAGCAAGTCCGCATCCTTTATTCAGAGCTTTTATTAAGGCTTGTTCGGCAAAATAA
- the yidC gene encoding membrane protein insertase YidC: MQQNKGLDKSQMISFAVLCLVLFGFMFYFQRNSAEEEKLKAEQQKTEQAKSAVKQSQTAQINTNVTPGAIQNVNLANDELKIEFSSLGGQVSKVELAKFKAYNQKTDVADLPLYLITKNNSNYGFQFKDKAGKTINTKDLVFTPSVAGNAATLTANLNGAVIQFVYTLMPKYTVDFKVRTKGLANVSSDNKADFIWDYNVRNLEKGRAQEQSHSEFSYAFNNYKDYDYDGRTDMSEDEETLNWIGVKQQFFSSVIEAKTGFTNSKGNQETIEEGEYLKKLNFEGFVGMSGGELNQDFTWYFMPLDLPLLKSYDKNFDEILPLGWSFIGAMNRYFFMPMYNFIAEWGLSAGWVIFLMTIIVKLILSPIMYKQHKLSAMMRVIRPEIDEATAKLKDADPMKKQQATMEIYRKAGVNQMAGCLPALVQIPIFYALFRFFPNFIDLRGKGFWFAKDLTAYDDLIKLPFNVPFLGEHLSVFAIACTVVILIYTVMTSGNMQQPQQEGMPNMKVLMYIFPITFLFFLNTSASGLSWYYFVSNAINILIILVIKYLILDEKKIHAQIQANKEKPKTESKFQKRMREMMEKAQEQQKAQGQQKSNRK; this comes from the coding sequence ATGCAACAGAACAAAGGACTCGATAAAAGTCAGATGATTAGTTTTGCGGTTTTATGTTTGGTTCTTTTCGGATTCATGTTTTATTTCCAGAGAAATAGTGCTGAAGAAGAAAAACTGAAAGCTGAACAACAGAAAACAGAACAGGCAAAAAGCGCTGTAAAGCAGAGTCAGACAGCTCAAATCAACACTAATGTAACTCCGGGAGCAATTCAAAATGTAAATCTTGCAAATGATGAGCTTAAAATTGAATTCTCAAGTTTAGGAGGGCAGGTTTCTAAAGTTGAGCTTGCTAAATTCAAGGCTTATAACCAAAAGACTGATGTTGCAGATCTTCCGCTTTATTTAATCACGAAAAACAACTCCAACTATGGTTTTCAGTTTAAAGATAAAGCAGGGAAAACTATCAATACTAAAGATTTAGTTTTTACCCCTTCAGTTGCTGGAAATGCAGCAACGTTGACGGCTAATCTAAACGGTGCTGTTATTCAGTTTGTTTACACGCTGATGCCGAAATACACTGTTGATTTTAAGGTTAGAACTAAAGGTTTAGCTAATGTATCTTCCGACAACAAAGCAGATTTTATCTGGGATTATAATGTGAGAAATCTTGAAAAAGGTAGAGCACAGGAGCAGTCTCATTCCGAATTTTCGTACGCATTTAATAATTATAAAGATTATGATTACGACGGAAGAACTGATATGTCTGAAGATGAAGAAACCCTGAACTGGATTGGTGTAAAACAGCAGTTTTTCTCTTCTGTAATTGAAGCTAAAACAGGTTTCACCAATAGTAAAGGTAATCAGGAAACTATCGAAGAAGGAGAATACCTGAAAAAATTAAATTTTGAAGGTTTCGTAGGAATGAGCGGTGGTGAATTGAATCAGGACTTCACCTGGTACTTCATGCCACTGGATTTGCCATTATTAAAATCTTATGACAAAAATTTTGACGAAATTTTACCATTAGGTTGGTCTTTCATAGGAGCAATGAACCGTTATTTTTTCATGCCTATGTACAATTTCATCGCAGAATGGGGATTGTCCGCAGGTTGGGTAATTTTCCTGATGACGATTATTGTAAAATTAATTCTTTCACCAATCATGTACAAACAGCACAAGCTGAGTGCAATGATGAGAGTAATCCGTCCGGAAATCGATGAAGCAACTGCCAAATTAAAAGATGCTGACCCGATGAAGAAGCAGCAGGCAACTATGGAAATCTACAGAAAAGCAGGCGTGAATCAAATGGCAGGATGTCTTCCGGCGCTGGTGCAAATCCCGATTTTCTACGCATTATTCCGTTTCTTCCCGAACTTTATTGATTTGAGAGGTAAAGGTTTTTGGTTTGCAAAAGATCTGACAGCTTACGATGATTTAATTAAATTACCATTTAATGTACCGTTTTTAGGAGAGCATTTAAGTGTATTTGCAATTGCGTGTACAGTTGTGATTTTAATTTATACCGTAATGACTTCTGGAAATATGCAGCAGCCACAGCAGGAAGGAATGCCAAATATGAAGGTGTTAATGTATATTTTCCCTATCACATTCCTGTTCTTCTTAAACACGTCTGCTTCTGGTTTGTCATGGTATTATTTCGTGTCTAATGCGATTAACATTTTAATTATTTTAGTGATTAAATATTTGATTTTAGATGAAAAGAAAATTCATGCACAGATTCAGGCCAACAAAGAAAAGCCTAAAACTGAAAGCAAATTCCAGAAGAGAATGCGTGAAATGATGGAGAAAGCTCAGGAGCAGCAAAAAGCTCAGGGCCAGCAGAAATCAAACAGAAAATAA